One Oncorhynchus keta strain PuntledgeMale-10-30-2019 chromosome 11, Oket_V2, whole genome shotgun sequence DNA window includes the following coding sequences:
- the LOC118389945 gene encoding beta-galactosidase-1-like protein 2 → MVVLRIRKAHKRRYALLCLSIVGFIMYRYLGTAPGGRRMSRRVGLSANSSQFTLEGETFRILGGSVHYFRVPRAYWRDRLMKMKACGINTLTTYVPWSLHQPERGVFHFQTELDLEAYINLAAEVGLWVILRPGPYICSELDLGGLPSWLLRDESMRLRTTHPGFAEAVNTFFDKLIPKVVPLQFKKGGPIIAVQLENEYGSFAMDNTYMPFIKEALQSRGINELLLTSDNHEGLKEGGVTGVIRTVNLQKLNQEDIKYLNAIQPNSPMMVMECWTGWFDAWGDLHHVLAQEDMVSAVREILRRGMSINLYMFHGGTNFGFMSGALTNPIYKALITSYDYDAPLSESGEYTPKYHLLRDLFSQYHSEKLPDMPALRWKETYEPAIMYQHLSLWDALTFAEEPFKSPTPVNMENLPVNSGNGQSYGYTLYETIITSGGSLKSGDNVRDRALVFVDRHYIGIFKHQNLELAVPDGKEKRTLSLLVENCGRVHYGKALDKQRKGLVGDILLNNSPLRDFTIYSLDMKTSFIDSLNQAPWMSLPHVPSFPGFFLGRMFTYGYPSDTFVKLPGWGKGVVFINGLNLGRHWYIGPQQTLYLPGPFLNSGVNQVIVFEEQEADYKITFEETPDLGMAVDIQ, encoded by the exons ATGGTTGTTCTAAGAATAAGGAAAGCCCACAAAAGACGTTATGCACTTCTATGTTTGAGCATTGTTGGCTTCATCATGTACCGGTACCTGGG TACTGCGCCCGGAGGCAGGAGAATGAGCAGGAGAGTAGGTTTGAGTGCCAACTCGTCCCAGTTCACCTTGGAGGGAGAAACATTCCGTATTCTGGGGGGATCCGTCCATTACTTCCGGGTCCCTAGAGCCTACTGGAGAGACCGCCTGATGAAAATGAAGGCTTGTGGCATCAACACCCTCACTAC ATATGTACCATGGAGCTTACATCAGCCAGAGAGAGGGGTTTTCCACTTTCAAACAGAGTTGGATTTAGA AGCCTACATTAACTTGGCTGCTGAGGTAGGACTCTGGGTGATCCTGCGTCCAGGGCCATACATTTGCTCTGAGCTCGACCTAGGAGGGCTGCCGAG TTGGCTTCTTCGTGACGAGAGTATGAGGTTGAGGACTACTCACCCAGGATTTGCTGAGGCAGTCAACACGTTCTTTGACAAGCTCATTCCAAAAGTGGTTCCTCTACAG ttcaAGAAAGGAGGGCCCATCATTGCTGTACAGTTGGAAAATGAATATGGATCATTTGCAATGGATAACACTTACATGCCTTTCATCAAGGAG GCTCTACAGTCCAGAGGAATCAATGAGCTCTTACTGACGTCAGATAACCATGAGGGATTAAAGGAAGGGGGTGTGACGGGAG TAATCAGAACAGTGAATCTACAGAAACTAAATCAGGAGGACATCAAGTATTTGAATGCTATTCAG CCCAATAGCCCCATGATGGTGATGGAGTGCTGGACAGGCTGGTTTGATGCATGGGGAGACCTCCACCATGTCCTCGCTCAAGAGG ATATGGTTTCTGCTGTACGGGAGATTCTGAGACGCGGCATGTCCATCAACCTGTACATGTTCCACGGAGGGACTAACTTTGGCTTCATGAGTGGAGCACTGACAAACCCAATCTACAAGGCACTAATCACAAGCTATG ATTATGATGCACCTCTGTCCGAATCGGGAGAATACACGCCAAAGTATCACCTTCTCAGGGATCTATTCAGTCAGTACCACA GTGAGAAGCTCCCTGATATGCCAGCCCTGCGTTGGAAGGAGACGTATGAGCCAGCCATCATGTACCAGCACCTCTCTCTGTGGGACGCCTTGACCTTCGCTGAGGAG CCATTTAAATCACCAACCCCAGTCAACATGGAGAATCTCCCAGTGAACAGTGGGAATGGCCAGTCCTATGGCTATACCCTCTATGAGACCATTATAACCAGCGGAGGCTCCCTCAAGTCTGGAGACAATGTACGGGACAGAGCCCTG GTGTTTGTGGACAGACACTACATTGGCATTTTCAAGCATCAGAATCTGGAGTTAGCAGTGCCTGATGGAAAG GAGAAACGGACATTGAGCTTACTGGTTGAGAACTGTGGACGAGTTCACTATGGGAAAGCTCTAGATAAACAGCGCAAAG GACTCGTAGGTGACATTCTATTGAACAACAGTCCTTTGAGGGACTTCACGATATACAGTCTGGATATGAAAACCAGCTTTATTGATAG CCTCAACCAGGCGCCTTGGATGTCCCTTCCACACGTTCCCAGTTTCCCTGGATTCTTCCTGGGAAGAATGTTTACCTACGGCTATCCAAGTGACACCTTCGTCAAGCTACCA GGCTGGGGCAAAGGGGTAGTCTTCATCAATGGTTTGAACCTGGGGCGCCACTGGTATATCGGCCCCCAGCAAACACTCTACCTCCCAGGACCTTTTCTCAACAGTGGAGTAAACCAG gtCATTGTGTTTGAAGAGCAGGAAGCTGATTATAAAATCACTTTTGAAGAGACTCCTGATCTGGGCATGGCTGTGGACATTCAGTAA
- the LOC118389946 gene encoding galactosylgalactosylxylosylprotein 3-beta-glucuronosyltransferase 1-like isoform X2, which yields MPKRRDILAIVLIVLPWTLLITVWHQGDINPLLAARKDDRHESRRDSRNTFTLKKPCSSENNKDIVEVVHTEYVYSRPPPWSDVLPTLHVVTPTYSRPVQKAELTRLANTFLHVPNLHWILVEDSPRRTPLVTRLLRETSLNYTHLNMETPRNYKLRGDTRDPRIPRGTMQRNLALHWLRETFSSNNRHSQPGIVYFADDDNTYSLELFEEAYFKLRGVKGGYQESSLLRELVTLNDLEPKAANCTKVLVWHTRTEKPVLVNEGKKGFTDSNVEI from the exons ATGCCGAAGAGACGAGACATTCTGGCCATCGTGTTGATCGTGTTGCCTTGGACGCTACTCATCACTGTTTGGCATCAGGGTGACATCAACCCCTTGCTAGCTGCTCGAAAGG ATGACAGACATGAGAGTCGACGAGACTCCCGGAACACCTTCACCCTCAAGAAGCCCTGCTCCTCTGAGAACAACAAGGACATTGTGGAGGTGGTACACACCGAATACGTCTACAGCCGCCCGCCGCCCTGGTCTGATGTCCTCCCCACCCTCCACGTCGTCACCCCAACCTACAGCCGGCCGGTCCAGAAGGCAGAGCTGACACGTCTGGCTAACACCTTCCTCCACGTGCCTAACCTGCACTGGATCCTGGTGGAGGACTCTCCGAGACGAACCCCGCTGGTCACCAGGCTTCTCCGGGAAACAAGCCTGAACTACACTCACCTCAACATGGAGACACCCAGGAACTATAAGCTGCGTGGGGACACGAGGGACCCCAGGATACCCCGGGGAACCATGCAGAGGAACCTGGCCCTGCACTGGCTCCGAGAGACGTTCAGCTCCAATAATAGACACAGCCAGCCAGGTATCGTCTACTTTGCAGATGATGACAACACCTACAGTCTGGAGCTGTTTGAGGAG GCCTACTTCAAGCTGCGAGGAGTCAAGGGAGGATACCAGGAGAGCAGCTTACTGCGGGAGCTGGTCACCCTCAATGACCTGGAGCCCAAGGCTGCTAATTGCACTAAG GTACTTGTATGGCACACTAGGACAGAGAAGCCTGTTCTGGTGAATGAGGGAAAGAAAGGATTTACCGACTCCAACGTGGAGATATGA
- the LOC118389946 gene encoding galactosylgalactosylxylosylprotein 3-beta-glucuronosyltransferase 1-like isoform X1 has product MPKRRDILAIVLIVLPWTLLITVWHQGDINPLLAARKDDRHESRRDSRNTFTLKKPCSSENNKDIVEVVHTEYVYSRPPPWSDVLPTLHVVTPTYSRPVQKAELTRLANTFLHVPNLHWILVEDSPRRTPLVTRLLRETSLNYTHLNMETPRNYKLRGDTRDPRIPRGTMQRNLALHWLRETFSSNNRHSQPGIVYFADDDNTYSLELFEEMRSTRKVSVWPVAFVGGLRYESPKVNLLGKVYGWKTVFDPHRPFAIDMAGFAVNLRLILFKPQAYFKLRGVKGGYQESSLLRELVTLNDLEPKAANCTKVLVWHTRTEKPVLVNEGKKGFTDSNVEI; this is encoded by the exons ATGCCGAAGAGACGAGACATTCTGGCCATCGTGTTGATCGTGTTGCCTTGGACGCTACTCATCACTGTTTGGCATCAGGGTGACATCAACCCCTTGCTAGCTGCTCGAAAGG ATGACAGACATGAGAGTCGACGAGACTCCCGGAACACCTTCACCCTCAAGAAGCCCTGCTCCTCTGAGAACAACAAGGACATTGTGGAGGTGGTACACACCGAATACGTCTACAGCCGCCCGCCGCCCTGGTCTGATGTCCTCCCCACCCTCCACGTCGTCACCCCAACCTACAGCCGGCCGGTCCAGAAGGCAGAGCTGACACGTCTGGCTAACACCTTCCTCCACGTGCCTAACCTGCACTGGATCCTGGTGGAGGACTCTCCGAGACGAACCCCGCTGGTCACCAGGCTTCTCCGGGAAACAAGCCTGAACTACACTCACCTCAACATGGAGACACCCAGGAACTATAAGCTGCGTGGGGACACGAGGGACCCCAGGATACCCCGGGGAACCATGCAGAGGAACCTGGCCCTGCACTGGCTCCGAGAGACGTTCAGCTCCAATAATAGACACAGCCAGCCAGGTATCGTCTACTTTGCAGATGATGACAACACCTACAGTCTGGAGCTGTTTGAGGAG ATGCGTTCAACGAGGAAGGTGTCGGTGTGGCCTGTAGCCTTTGTGGGCGGCCTGCGCTACGAGTCCCCTAAGGTCAACCTCCTGGGCAAGGTGTATGGATGGAAGACTGTGTTTGACCCCCACCGACCCTTTGCCATAGACATGGCTGGGTTTGCGGTGAACCTCCGCCTCATTCTCTTTAAACCTCAGGCCTACTTCAAGCTGCGAGGAGTCAAGGGAGGATACCAGGAGAGCAGCTTACTGCGGGAGCTGGTCACCCTCAATGACCTGGAGCCCAAGGCTGCTAATTGCACTAAG GTACTTGTATGGCACACTAGGACAGAGAAGCCTGTTCTGGTGAATGAGGGAAAGAAAGGATTTACCGACTCCAACGTGGAGATATGA